In Georgenia soli, a genomic segment contains:
- the hisB gene encoding imidazoleglycerol-phosphate dehydratase HisB, whose protein sequence is MTEVLAGTRTARVTRTTSESDVVVELDLDGTGRTDISTSVPFYDHMLTALGKHSLIDLTVQATGDTHIDAHHTVEDVAICLGQALRQALGEKKGIARFGDALVPLDEALAQAVVDVSGRPYLVHSGEPAGQEYHLIGGHFTGSLTRHVFESLAHHANICLHVRVLGGRDPHHIVEAQFKALARALRAAVAVDPRVEGVPSTKGAL, encoded by the coding sequence GTGACCGAGGTGCTCGCGGGAACGCGGACCGCGCGGGTGACGCGCACGACGTCGGAGTCCGACGTCGTCGTCGAGCTCGACCTGGACGGGACGGGGAGGACCGACATCTCGACGTCGGTGCCGTTCTACGACCACATGCTGACCGCGCTGGGCAAGCACTCGCTCATCGACCTCACCGTCCAGGCCACCGGTGACACCCACATCGACGCCCACCACACCGTCGAGGACGTCGCCATCTGCCTCGGACAGGCCCTGCGCCAGGCCCTCGGCGAGAAGAAGGGCATCGCCCGCTTCGGCGACGCGCTCGTCCCGCTCGACGAGGCGCTCGCCCAGGCCGTCGTGGACGTCTCCGGGCGGCCCTACCTCGTGCACTCCGGCGAGCCCGCGGGGCAGGAGTACCACCTCATCGGCGGTCACTTCACCGGCTCGCTGACCCGGCACGTGTTCGAGTCCCTCGCGCACCACGCGAACATCTGCCTCCACGTGCGCGTGCTGGGCGGCCGCGACCCGCACCACATCGTCGAGGCCCAGTTCAAGGCCCTCGCGCGCGCCCTGCGCGCGGCCGTCGCGGTCGACCCGCGCGTCGAGGGTGTGCCCTCCACGAAGGGAGCGTTGTGA
- a CDS encoding NAD(+) synthase, with translation MTSESTPNFHSAYEHGFLRAAAVTVPVALADPRRNAEIVVEQARSCHDDGVGLAVFPELCLSGYSAEDLFLQDSVLDGVEEAVDVVARASADLLPVLVVGAPLRHRNRLYNTAVVIHRGEVLGVVPKSLVPTYREFYERRHFAPGDDVRGQTLTLGGRPVPFGTDLLFEAVDVPGMVVHVEVCEDMWVPIPPSAEAALAGATVLVNLSGSPITVGRAEDRHLLCRSASSRCLAAYVYAAAGQGESSNDLSWDGQTMIYENGVLLAESERFPDGPRASVADVDLDLLRQERLRMGTFDDNRRTHALRTDSFRTVRLALQPPREDLGLRRQVDRFPFVPDDPARLAQDCYEAFNIQVSALEQRMAYIGEPKLVIGVSGGLDSTHALLVAARAMDRLGRPRTDILGYTLPGFATSEHTKANAYALAEALGITFEEIDIRPAAKEMLEKMGHPFAQGEPVYDVTFENVQAGLRTDYLFRLANAAGGIVVGTGDLSEMALGWCTYGVGDQMSHYAVNTGVPKTLIQHLVRWVISSGEVDERAARVLQSVLDTKISPELVPAGEDEEVQSTEASIGPYNLHDFTLFYVLRHGFRPSKIAFLAHHAWRDADAGEWPPGFPEDAHFAYDLDEIRRWLEVFVKRFFGFSQFKRSALPNGPKVMAGGALSPRGEWRAPSDSKAHVWLEELERALPARVEV, from the coding sequence ATGACGTCCGAGAGCACCCCCAACTTCCACTCCGCGTACGAGCACGGCTTCCTGAGAGCGGCCGCGGTGACCGTCCCCGTCGCCCTGGCCGACCCCCGGCGCAACGCCGAGATCGTCGTCGAGCAGGCACGCTCCTGTCACGACGACGGTGTCGGGCTCGCGGTCTTCCCCGAGCTGTGCCTGTCCGGCTACAGCGCCGAGGACCTCTTCCTCCAGGACTCGGTGCTCGACGGCGTCGAGGAGGCCGTCGACGTGGTCGCGCGGGCGTCGGCGGACCTGCTCCCGGTGCTCGTGGTCGGCGCGCCGCTGCGCCACCGCAACCGCCTGTACAACACGGCCGTCGTCATCCACCGCGGCGAGGTGCTCGGCGTCGTCCCGAAGTCGCTCGTGCCCACGTACCGCGAGTTCTACGAGCGCCGGCACTTCGCGCCCGGCGACGACGTGCGCGGGCAGACGCTCACCCTCGGCGGCAGGCCGGTGCCCTTCGGCACGGACCTGCTGTTCGAGGCGGTCGACGTGCCGGGGATGGTCGTCCATGTCGAGGTGTGCGAGGACATGTGGGTCCCCATCCCGCCGAGCGCCGAGGCGGCGCTCGCCGGCGCCACCGTGCTGGTGAACCTCTCCGGCAGCCCCATCACGGTCGGGCGTGCCGAGGACCGGCACCTGCTGTGCCGGTCCGCGTCCTCCCGGTGCCTCGCCGCCTACGTCTACGCCGCCGCCGGGCAGGGGGAGTCGAGCAACGACCTGTCCTGGGACGGGCAGACGATGATCTACGAGAACGGCGTCCTGCTCGCCGAGTCCGAGCGTTTCCCCGACGGCCCGCGCGCGTCGGTGGCCGACGTCGACCTGGACCTGCTGCGCCAGGAGCGGCTGCGCATGGGCACCTTCGACGACAACCGCCGCACCCACGCCTTGCGCACCGACTCGTTCCGGACGGTGCGGCTCGCGCTGCAGCCGCCCCGTGAGGACCTCGGGCTGCGCCGCCAGGTCGACCGGTTCCCCTTCGTGCCGGACGACCCCGCCCGGTTGGCCCAGGACTGCTACGAGGCGTTCAACATCCAGGTCTCCGCGCTCGAGCAGCGGATGGCCTACATCGGCGAGCCGAAGCTCGTCATCGGCGTCTCCGGCGGGCTCGACTCCACCCACGCGCTCCTCGTCGCCGCACGCGCGATGGACCGCCTCGGACGCCCGCGCACCGACATCCTCGGCTACACCCTCCCCGGCTTCGCCACCAGCGAGCACACGAAGGCCAACGCCTACGCGCTCGCCGAGGCCCTCGGCATCACGTTCGAGGAGATCGACATCCGGCCCGCCGCGAAGGAGATGCTGGAGAAGATGGGCCACCCCTTCGCCCAGGGGGAGCCGGTCTACGACGTCACCTTCGAGAACGTCCAGGCGGGCCTGCGGACCGACTACCTCTTCCGGCTCGCGAACGCGGCCGGCGGTATCGTCGTCGGCACCGGCGACCTCTCGGAGATGGCGCTGGGGTGGTGCACCTACGGCGTCGGCGACCAGATGTCCCACTACGCCGTGAACACCGGCGTGCCCAAGACGCTCATCCAGCACCTCGTCCGCTGGGTCATCTCCTCCGGCGAGGTGGACGAGCGTGCCGCGCGGGTGCTGCAGTCGGTGCTCGACACGAAGATCAGCCCCGAGCTCGTGCCTGCCGGCGAGGACGAGGAGGTCCAGAGCACCGAGGCCTCGATCGGCCCGTACAACCTCCACGACTTCACGCTGTTCTACGTGCTGCGTCACGGCTTCCGGCCGAGCAAGATCGCGTTCCTCGCCCACCACGCCTGGCGCGACGCCGACGCGGGGGAGTGGCCGCCCGGGTTCCCGGAGGACGCGCACTTCGCCTACGACCTCGACGAGATCCGCCGGTGGCTGGAGGTCTTCGTCAAGCGGTTCTTCGGCTTCAGCCAGTTCAAGCGGTCGGCGCTGCCCAACGGCCCGAAGGTCATGGCCGGCGGCGCCCTGTCCCCGCGGGGGGAGTGGCGGGCGCCGTCGGACAGCAAGGCGCACGTCTGGCTGGAGGAGCTGGAGCGGGCCCTTCCCGCGAGGGTCGAGGTCTGA
- a CDS encoding SseB family protein produces MTTHPGVPSGHAPHGGHGPHEHGHDLPLTDSAGQPWAGRMLRPNPFSGDDGTVQPAMAAALAREDDGERVVAVVEAMRTGRVIVPVVAHEHPGTDADGNVAPHAAEKFRSGDRSGDAMASAAMVSVRTPDGRSALPVFSSVAAMQTWNAGSRPVPVEATRAALSAVQESDSLLVLDPGNEVTVLVPRPAVWALAQQQPWTPSWADPELPGVAVDALRGITELVGVRLERGGTAELRVVVAVRAGLDKDQLRDVVGRTSRALSDHPVLRERVDSLELAPTQVA; encoded by the coding sequence GTGACCACCCACCCGGGCGTCCCGTCCGGCCACGCGCCGCACGGCGGCCACGGACCTCACGAGCACGGCCACGACCTCCCGCTCACCGACTCCGCCGGCCAGCCCTGGGCCGGCCGGATGCTGAGGCCGAACCCCTTCTCCGGCGACGACGGGACGGTCCAGCCCGCCATGGCGGCCGCCCTCGCCCGCGAGGACGACGGCGAACGCGTGGTCGCCGTCGTCGAGGCCATGCGCACGGGCCGGGTCATCGTGCCGGTGGTCGCGCACGAGCACCCCGGCACCGACGCGGACGGCAACGTCGCGCCCCACGCGGCCGAGAAGTTCCGGTCCGGCGACCGCAGCGGCGACGCCATGGCGTCCGCCGCCATGGTCTCCGTGCGCACCCCGGACGGCCGGTCGGCGCTGCCGGTCTTCTCCTCCGTCGCGGCGATGCAGACCTGGAACGCCGGCTCGCGGCCCGTGCCCGTCGAGGCCACCCGCGCCGCCCTCTCCGCCGTCCAGGAGAGCGACTCCCTCCTCGTGCTCGACCCCGGCAACGAGGTCACCGTGCTGGTGCCCCGCCCCGCCGTGTGGGCGCTCGCCCAGCAGCAGCCCTGGACCCCGTCCTGGGCCGACCCCGAGCTTCCCGGCGTCGCGGTGGACGCGCTGCGCGGCATCACGGAGCTCGTCGGCGTCCGGCTCGAGCGGGGCGGCACCGCGGAGCTGCGCGTCGTGGTGGCCGTGCGGGCCGGGCTCGACAAGGACCAGCTGCGCGACGTCGTCGGGCGCACCAGCCGCGCGCTGTCGGACCACCCCGTGCTGCGCGAGCGCGTCGACTCCCTCGAGCTGGCACCGACGCAGGTCGCCTGA
- the hisH gene encoding imidazole glycerol phosphate synthase subunit HisH — translation MSRRVVVLDYGSGNVRSAVRALERVGADVELTADPKAVAEADGLVVPGVGAFAAVMEQLRAVRGDQLIERRLAGGRPVLGICVGLQVLFTAGDEHGVRTPGLDQWPGEVTKLDAPVVPHMGWSPVRAPEGSVLFDGVADERFYFVHSYAVQSDPAADLTSDTPLEPPLVTWAEHGVPFVAAVENGALSATQFHPEKSGDAGAQLLRNWVTSLGR, via the coding sequence GTGAGCCGGCGCGTCGTCGTCCTCGACTACGGCTCGGGGAACGTCCGCTCCGCCGTGCGCGCCCTCGAGCGCGTCGGCGCGGACGTCGAGCTCACGGCCGACCCGAAGGCCGTGGCCGAGGCCGACGGGCTCGTCGTACCCGGCGTGGGCGCCTTCGCCGCCGTCATGGAGCAGCTGCGCGCGGTGCGCGGCGACCAGCTGATCGAGCGCCGCCTCGCGGGCGGACGTCCGGTGCTGGGCATCTGCGTCGGCCTGCAGGTGCTGTTCACGGCCGGCGACGAGCACGGCGTGCGCACCCCCGGCCTGGACCAGTGGCCCGGCGAGGTCACGAAGCTCGACGCGCCGGTCGTGCCCCACATGGGCTGGTCCCCGGTCCGCGCCCCCGAGGGCTCCGTCCTCTTCGACGGCGTGGCCGACGAGCGGTTCTACTTCGTCCACTCCTACGCCGTGCAGAGCGACCCGGCCGCGGACCTGACGAGCGACACCCCGCTCGAGCCGCCCCTGGTCACCTGGGCCGAGCACGGCGTGCCCTTCGTCGCCGCCGTCGAGAACGGGGCGCTGAGCGCCACGCAGTTCCACCCCGAGAAGTCCGGCGACGCAGGCGCCCAGCTGCTGCGCAACTGGGTCACGTCCCTGGGCCGCTGA
- the priA gene encoding bifunctional 1-(5-phosphoribosyl)-5-((5-phosphoribosylamino)methylideneamino)imidazole-4-carboxamide isomerase/phosphoribosylanthranilate isomerase PriA: protein MSAPRLQLLPAVDVVEGQAVRLFQGEAGSETTYGDPAEAAAAWVEDGAEWIHLVDLDAAFGRGSNHELLARIVDELDVQVELSGGIRDDASLERALDSGARRVNLGTAALENPEWTSKVIARHGDRVAVGLDVRGTTLAARGWTQEGGDLWEVLDRLEADGCARYVVTDVTKDGTLRGPNLELLRQVCARTKAPVVASGGVANLADIEALRGLTDVGLEGAIVGKALYAGAFTLPEALDVAGRP from the coding sequence ATGAGCGCACCGCGCCTGCAGCTGCTGCCCGCCGTCGACGTCGTGGAGGGGCAGGCCGTCCGCCTCTTCCAGGGCGAGGCCGGCTCCGAGACCACCTACGGCGACCCGGCGGAGGCCGCCGCCGCGTGGGTCGAGGACGGTGCGGAGTGGATCCACCTCGTCGACCTCGACGCCGCCTTCGGGCGCGGCTCGAACCACGAGCTGCTCGCGCGGATCGTCGACGAGCTGGACGTGCAGGTCGAGCTCTCCGGCGGCATCCGCGACGACGCCTCCCTCGAGCGCGCCCTCGACTCGGGCGCCCGCCGCGTCAACCTCGGCACCGCCGCGCTGGAGAACCCGGAGTGGACGTCGAAGGTCATCGCCAGGCACGGCGACCGCGTCGCCGTCGGCCTGGACGTGCGCGGCACCACGCTCGCGGCCCGCGGCTGGACGCAGGAGGGCGGTGACCTCTGGGAGGTGCTCGACCGCCTCGAGGCCGACGGGTGCGCCCGCTACGTCGTCACCGACGTGACCAAGGACGGCACCCTGCGCGGCCCGAACCTCGAGCTGCTCCGGCAGGTCTGCGCCCGTACGAAGGCCCCCGTCGTGGCCTCGGGCGGCGTGGCGAACCTGGCCGACATCGAGGCCCTGCGCGGCCTGACCGACGTCGGGCTCGAGGGAGCCATCGTCGGCAAGGCCCTCTACGCCGGCGCGTTCACCCTCCCGGAGGCCCTCGACGTCGCGGGACGGCCGTGA
- a CDS encoding histidinol-phosphate transaminase — protein MTTPAETPTADVRLPLRPGLEGLEPYGAPQLDVPVLLNVNENPYPPSEAVVADIADAVARAAHGLNRYPDRDFLELRTELAEYLRVESGVDVGAEQVWAANGSNEVMLHLLQAFGGPGRNVLSFAPTYSMYPEYARDTLTAWVAGRREADFTLDLTHVREQIAEHRPAVVLLASPNNPTGTALPLETVEAICEAAVDAGPTGPDGAPTAAVVVVDEAYGEFRREGVPSALTLLGRHPHLAVSRTMSKAFGMAGLRLGYLAATPALVDHLRVVRLPYHLSAVTQAAALAALRHRGELMAQVASLRAERDALVGWLRDHGLEVAESDANFVLFGLFPDRHEVWNGLLERGVLIREVGPEGWLRVSVGTPQETAAFKAALEEVLGW, from the coding sequence GTGACCACCCCCGCAGAGACCCCCACCGCGGACGTCCGTCTGCCGCTGCGCCCGGGGCTCGAGGGCCTCGAGCCCTACGGCGCCCCGCAGCTGGACGTGCCGGTCCTGCTCAACGTCAACGAGAACCCCTACCCGCCCTCGGAGGCGGTCGTCGCGGACATCGCGGACGCGGTGGCCAGGGCCGCGCACGGGCTCAACCGCTACCCGGACCGCGACTTCCTCGAGCTGCGCACCGAGCTGGCGGAGTACCTGCGCGTGGAGTCCGGCGTCGACGTCGGCGCCGAGCAGGTCTGGGCGGCGAACGGCTCCAACGAGGTCATGCTTCACCTGCTGCAGGCGTTCGGCGGACCGGGGCGGAACGTGCTGTCCTTCGCGCCGACGTACTCGATGTACCCCGAGTACGCCCGCGACACCCTCACCGCCTGGGTCGCCGGGCGCCGCGAGGCGGACTTCACCCTCGACCTGACGCACGTCCGTGAGCAGATCGCGGAGCACCGGCCCGCCGTCGTCCTTCTCGCCAGCCCGAACAACCCCACCGGCACGGCGCTGCCGCTCGAGACCGTGGAAGCGATCTGCGAGGCGGCCGTCGACGCCGGCCCGACCGGTCCCGACGGCGCCCCCACGGCCGCCGTCGTCGTCGTGGACGAGGCCTACGGCGAGTTCCGCCGGGAGGGGGTGCCCAGCGCTCTCACGCTGCTCGGTCGTCACCCGCACCTCGCGGTGTCGCGGACGATGTCGAAGGCGTTCGGCATGGCCGGGCTGAGGCTGGGCTACCTCGCGGCGACGCCGGCCCTGGTGGACCACCTGCGCGTCGTGCGCCTGCCCTACCACCTCTCGGCGGTGACCCAGGCGGCGGCGCTCGCGGCCCTGCGCCACCGCGGCGAGCTCATGGCGCAGGTCGCCTCGCTGCGCGCCGAGCGCGACGCCCTGGTCGGCTGGCTGCGCGACCACGGGCTGGAGGTGGCCGAGTCGGACGCCAACTTCGTGCTCTTCGGTCTTTTCCCGGACCGGCACGAGGTGTGGAATGGTCTGCTGGAGCGTGGCGTCCTGATCCGTGAGGTCGGACCCGAGGGCTGGTTGCGCGTGTCCGTCGGGACGCCGCAGGAGACGGCCGCCTTCAAGGCGGCCCTGGAGGAGGTGCTGGGCTGGTGA
- a CDS encoding methyltransferase domain-containing protein: MTRQAGTRTTWDADVYERFAAHRARPVADLLARVGAVEPELVVDLGCGTGASTRPLAARWPRARIVGVDSSPHMLERARRTDTERRIEWVEADIIDWRLPGRPDVVVTNAVLQWVPGHLDLLAGWVSSLAAGGWFALQVPGNAEAPNHTLLRDLVAVLPEGPELTSLLLGKGGAADPAGYAAALHAAGCEVDAWETTYLHLLDPAGELDNPVLEWMRGTGLRPLLGRLEPAREAQLLHRYASALADAYPRSAMGVPMPFRRVFAVGRRRT; the protein is encoded by the coding sequence ATGACGCGGCAGGCCGGCACACGCACCACCTGGGACGCCGACGTCTACGAGCGGTTCGCCGCCCACCGCGCCCGGCCCGTCGCGGACCTGCTCGCAAGGGTGGGCGCGGTCGAACCGGAGCTGGTGGTCGACCTCGGCTGCGGCACCGGCGCCTCGACCAGGCCCCTTGCCGCCCGCTGGCCCCGGGCGCGGATCGTCGGGGTGGACTCGTCGCCGCACATGCTGGAGCGCGCCCGCCGCACGGACACGGAAAGGCGCATCGAGTGGGTCGAGGCGGACATCATCGACTGGCGGCTGCCAGGGCGGCCGGACGTCGTCGTCACGAACGCCGTGCTGCAGTGGGTGCCGGGACACCTCGACCTCCTGGCGGGCTGGGTGTCGAGCCTGGCGGCCGGCGGCTGGTTCGCGCTCCAGGTGCCCGGCAACGCCGAGGCGCCGAACCACACGCTGCTGCGGGACCTCGTGGCCGTGCTTCCCGAGGGCCCCGAGCTGACGAGCCTCCTGCTCGGCAAGGGCGGCGCGGCGGACCCGGCCGGGTACGCGGCGGCACTTCACGCCGCGGGCTGCGAGGTGGACGCCTGGGAGACCACCTACCTGCACCTGCTGGACCCGGCCGGCGAGCTGGACAACCCGGTGCTCGAGTGGATGCGCGGCACCGGGCTGCGACCGCTGCTCGGTCGCCTCGAGCCCGCCCGGGAGGCACAGCTGCTGCACCGCTACGCGAGCGCGCTCGCGGACGCCTACCCCCGCTCCGCCATGGGGGTCCCGATGCCCTTCCGGCGGGTCTTCGCCGTCGGCCGGCGCCGGACCTGA